A region of Lathamus discolor isolate bLatDis1 chromosome 14, bLatDis1.hap1, whole genome shotgun sequence DNA encodes the following proteins:
- the LOC136021947 gene encoding apoptosis-inducing factor 3-like isoform X5: MAGLVSSTDGNDTVTAEVCKEADVGDGELWEVMVAGYPVLLVRNKKEFSALSSKCPHSGAPLSKGVFRGERLRCPWHGACFNIRTGDIEEYPSLDCLHCFKVTVEDGKVFVTAKKKDLESSLRVKDTSKRCPLSRATVLLLGGGVAALVCAETLRQEGFTGRIVLATKEKHVPYDKSKLTKEMNLKAEDIYMRTPEFLHVHGIELWTEKEAVSVDFQRQKVHFMDGSSQQYNQLLIATGCHSRLLNVPGADLQNVCVLQTPEDSSKILELATGKNLVIIGASFIGMEAAAFLSDKAAAIAVVEKQEFPFQRVLGPQVGGVTMKMLQNKGVKFYMKAELRELQGKDGKVAEAVLASGEKLPADVVVVGIGTFPNSAFLKGTSIARDASGAILVDLHMQTNIPNVFAAGDVVSFPVALLNGERCSIHHQQVAEAHGHTAALNMLKKEKQLHTIPFFWTTMLGKSIRYAGCGMGYTDTVVKGSLEQQKFLIFYIRDGAVTAAASLSCDPMVALVAEALYAGKRISKEEAEACDINNVPQLAET; the protein is encoded by the exons ATGGCGGGATTGG TCAGCAGCACGGATGGCAACGACACCGTCACCGCCGAGGTCTGCAAGGAGGCTGATGTCGGGGATGGAGA gctctgggaGGTGATGGTGGCCGGGTACCCGGTGCTGCTGGTGAGGAACAAGAAGGAGTTCAGTGCCCTCAGCAGCAAGTGCCCCCACTCTGGTGCCCCGCTCAGCAAAG GAGTCTTCAGAGGGGAGAGGCTGCGCTGCCCCTGGCATGGGGCCTGCTTCAACATCAGAACCGGAGACATTGAGGAGTACCCGTCCCTGGACTGTCTGCACTGCTTCAAG GTGACAGTGGAAGATGGAAAGGTGTTTGTCACAGCAAAAAAGAAG GATCTTGAAAGCAGCCTGAGGGTGAAGGACACAAGCAAGCGATGCCCTCTGAGCCGGGCcacggtgctgctgctggggggag GTGTTGCGGCTCTGGTGTGTGCGGAGACGCTGCGCCAAGAGGGCTTCACTGGCAGGATCGTCCTGGCCACCAAAGAGAAACATGTCCCATACGACAAGTCCAAACTGACCAAG GAAATGAACTTGAAAGCGGAGGACATCTACATGAGGACACCCGAATTCCTCCATGTGCACGGCATAGAGCTCTGGACAGAGAAAGAG GCAGTGTCAGTGGATTTCCAGAGGCAGAAGGTGCACTTCATGGATGGCTCCTCCCAGCAGTACAACCAGCTGCTCATCGCAACGGGCTGCCA CTCCAGGCTCCTCAACGTCCCAGGAGCAGACCTGCAGAACGTGTGCGTGCTCCAAACCCCCGAGGATTCCAGCAAGATCTTAGAGCTGGCAACCGGGAAGAACCTGGTGATCATCGGAGCTTCCTTCATAG ggatggaggcagcCGCTTTCCTCTCGGACAAGGCTGCTGCCATCGCAGTGGTGGAGAAACAGGAGTTCCCTTTCCAGAGGGTGCTGGGTCCCCAGGTCGGAGGCGTCACCATGAAG ATGCTGCAAAACAAAGGGGTGAAGTTCTACATGAAAGCGGAGCTCCGCGAGCTGCAAGGAAAGGATGGAAAG GTCGCAGAGGCTGTTCTTGCCTCCGGAGAGAAGCTACCTGCGGACGTGGTAGTGGTGGGAATAG GGACATTCCCCAACTCCGCCTTCCTGAAGGGCACTTCCATCGCCAGAGACGCCAGCGGTGCCATCCTGGTGGATCTG CACATGCAAACCAACATCCCGAATGTCTTCGCTGCCGGGGATGTGGTCTCCTTCCCTGTAGCGCTGCTCAATGGGGAGCGGTGCAGCATCCATCACCAACAAGTGGCTGAGGCCCACG GTCACACCGCTGCCCTAAACATgctgaagaaagagaagcagctgcaCACCATCCCCTTCTTCTGGACCACGATGCTTGGGAAGAGCATCCGCTATGCAG GCTGCGGGATGGGATACACGGACACCGTTGTGAAGGGCAGCCTGGAGCAACAGAAGTTCCTCATCTTCTACATCAG GGACGGTGCCGTGactgcagcagccagcctgaGCTGTGACCCCATGGTGGCTCTGGTGGCGGAGGCTTTGTACGCAGGGAAGCGGATCTCTAAAGAGGAAGCAGA GGCCTGCGACATCAACAACGTACCCCAGCTGGCAGAAACCTAA
- the LOC136021947 gene encoding apoptosis-inducing factor 3-like isoform X4, protein MEAPAGMSRHGAVGQGSSVVGARGQGHRLPPLLCSCRLWEVMVAGYPVLLVRNKKEFSALSSKCPHSGAPLSKGVFRGERLRCPWHGACFNIRTGDIEEYPSLDCLHCFKVTVEDGKVFVTAKKKDLESSLRVKDTSKRCPLSRATVLLLGGGVAALVCAETLRQEGFTGRIVLATKEKHVPYDKSKLTKEMNLKAEDIYMRTPEFLHVHGIELWTEKEAVSVDFQRQKVHFMDGSSQQYNQLLIATGCHSRLLNVPGADLQNVCVLQTPEDSSKILELATGKNLVIIGASFIGMEAAAFLSDKAAAIAVVEKQEFPFQRVLGPQVGGVTMKMLQNKGVKFYMKAELRELQGKDGKVAEAVLASGEKLPADVVVVGIGKRPQWGEGGSFGEEAVSPAHSRDIPCGLFPAVSIQPFLSVPNAWGKAAAHEQTLAGGKRWLRMLAELHRALLCFKHVLRLPAFVGLCCSQPCSSPRRDIPQLRLPEGHFHRQRRQRCHPGGSGECRLHVAGPRLLPPLSPLHLPLFAPLAHANQHPECLRCRGCGLLPCSAAQWGAVQHPSPTSG, encoded by the exons ATGGAGGCCCCTGCAGGCATGAGCAGACACGGGGCTGTTGGGCAAGGGAGCAGCGTGGTGGGTGCAAGGGGCCAAGGCCATCGGCTCCCACCtctcctgtgctcctgcaggctctgggaGGTGATGGTGGCCGGGTACCCGGTGCTGCTGGTGAGGAACAAGAAGGAGTTCAGTGCCCTCAGCAGCAAGTGCCCCCACTCTGGTGCCCCGCTCAGCAAAG GAGTCTTCAGAGGGGAGAGGCTGCGCTGCCCCTGGCATGGGGCCTGCTTCAACATCAGAACCGGAGACATTGAGGAGTACCCGTCCCTGGACTGTCTGCACTGCTTCAAG GTGACAGTGGAAGATGGAAAGGTGTTTGTCACAGCAAAAAAGAAG GATCTTGAAAGCAGCCTGAGGGTGAAGGACACAAGCAAGCGATGCCCTCTGAGCCGGGCcacggtgctgctgctggggggag GTGTTGCGGCTCTGGTGTGTGCGGAGACGCTGCGCCAAGAGGGCTTCACTGGCAGGATCGTCCTGGCCACCAAAGAGAAACATGTCCCATACGACAAGTCCAAACTGACCAAG GAAATGAACTTGAAAGCGGAGGACATCTACATGAGGACACCCGAATTCCTCCATGTGCACGGCATAGAGCTCTGGACAGAGAAAGAG GCAGTGTCAGTGGATTTCCAGAGGCAGAAGGTGCACTTCATGGATGGCTCCTCCCAGCAGTACAACCAGCTGCTCATCGCAACGGGCTGCCA CTCCAGGCTCCTCAACGTCCCAGGAGCAGACCTGCAGAACGTGTGCGTGCTCCAAACCCCCGAGGATTCCAGCAAGATCTTAGAGCTGGCAACCGGGAAGAACCTGGTGATCATCGGAGCTTCCTTCATAG ggatggaggcagcCGCTTTCCTCTCGGACAAGGCTGCTGCCATCGCAGTGGTGGAGAAACAGGAGTTCCCTTTCCAGAGGGTGCTGGGTCCCCAGGTCGGAGGCGTCACCATGAAG ATGCTGCAAAACAAAGGGGTGAAGTTCTACATGAAAGCGGAGCTCCGCGAGCTGCAAGGAAAGGATGGAAAG GTCGCAGAGGCTGTTCTTGCCTCCGGAGAGAAGCTACCTGCGGACGTGGTAGTGGTGGGAATAGGTAAGAGACCCCAGTGGGGAGAGGGAGGCAGCTTTGGGGAAGAGGCAGTGAGCCCAGCTCATTCCCGAGACATTCCCTGCGGTCTCTTTCCTGCTGTCAGCATCCAGCCCTTCCTCTCGGTCCCAAACGCATGGGGAAAGGCAGCAGCCCATGAGCAAACACTGGCAGGAGGAAAGCGGTGGCTTCGGATGCTCGCTGAGCTCCACAGGGCACTGCTCTGCTTCAAGCACGTGCTGAGGCTCCCTGCCTTTGtgggcctctgctgctctcagccTTGCTCCTCTCCCCGCAGGGACATTCCCCAACTCCGCCTTCCTGAAGGGCACTTCCATCGCCAGAGACGCCAGCGGTGCCATCCTGGTGGATCTGGTGAGTGCCGGCTGCACGTTGCTGGCCCGcgcctcctccctcccctctcacCGCTGCACCTACCGCTTTTTGCCCCTTTAGCACATGCAAACCAACATCCCGAATGTCTTCGCTGCCGGGGATGTGGTCTCCTTCCCTGTAGCGCTGCTCAATGGGGAGCGGTGCAGCATCCATCACCAACAAGTGGCTGA
- the TLCD2 gene encoding TLC domain-containing protein 2, giving the protein MAVSPGLLVVAGSFAAFRLLNRGLERLVPPPPSARRNRWKWRNIWTSLAHSVLSGGGALAGFCLHPGLPEDMVGTHPPGAHSLVAVSVGYFLEDFVDMLCNQKLHQSWELLFHHSVVIVCFGTAVLLHQYIGFALVALLVEINSVFLHLRQILLMANLVHTPCYRLNSILNLGTYVVFRIATLAWMSRWLFLNRESVPLATYSIGTVGMAIMTPMNAVLFYRLLRSDFLKSSRDAQWEKEQ; this is encoded by the exons ATGGCCGTgagcccggggctgctggtggtGGCCGGGTCCTTCGCCGCTTTCCGCCTGCTGAACCGGGGGCTGGAGCGGTtggtgccgccgccgccgtcggCCCGGCGCAACCGCTGGAAGTGGCGCAACATCTGGACATCGCTGGCTCACAGCGTGCTcagcggcggcggggcgctGGCCGG GTTCTGCCTCCACCCCGGGCTGCCTGAGGACATGGTGGGCACGCACCCACCCGGGGCACACAGCCTGGTCGCTGTGTCTGTAG GTTACTTCCTCGAGGACTTTGTGGACATGCTGTGCAATCAGAAGCTTCACCAGTCCTGGGAGCTGCTCTTCCATCACTCCGTG gTCATTGTCTGCTTTGGTACGGCAGTGCTGCTCCATCAGTACATCGGGTTTGCCCTGGTGGCTTTACTGGTGGAGATTAACTCCGTCTTCCTCCACCTGCGGCAGATCCTGCTCATGGCCAACCTGGTGCACACCCCGTGCTACCGCCTCAACAGCATCCTCAACCTGGGCACCTACGTGGTGTTCCGCATCGCCACGCTGGCCTGGATGAGCCGGTGGCTCTTCCTCAATCGGGAGAGCGTGCCCCTGGCAACGTACTCGATAGGCACAGTGGGAATGGCGATCATGACACCCATGAACGCCGTCCTCTTCTACCGCCTGCTGCGCAGTGACTTCCTCAAGTCCAGCCGGGATGCGCAGTGGGAGAAGGAGCAATAG
- the LOC136021947 gene encoding apoptosis-inducing factor 3-like isoform X1, giving the protein MEAPAGMSRHGAVGQGSSVVGARGQGHRLPPLLCSCRLWEVMVAGYPVLLVRNKKEFSALSSKCPHSGAPLSKGVFRGERLRCPWHGACFNIRTGDIEEYPSLDCLHCFKVTVEDGKVFVTAKKKVRALPSVTKHRQHLGVGVIAAFPVCSQDLESSLRVKDTSKRCPLSRATVLLLGGGVAALVCAETLRQEGFTGRIVLATKEKHVPYDKSKLTKEMNLKAEDIYMRTPEFLHVHGIELWTEKEAVSVDFQRQKVHFMDGSSQQYNQLLIATGCHSRLLNVPGADLQNVCVLQTPEDSSKILELATGKNLVIIGASFIGMEAAAFLSDKAAAIAVVEKQEFPFQRVLGPQVGGVTMKMLQNKGVKFYMKAELRELQGKDGKVAEAVLASGEKLPADVVVVGIGKRPQWGEGGSFGEEAVSPAHSRDIPCGLFPAVSIQPFLSVPNAWGKAAAHEQTLAGGKRWLRMLAELHRALLCFKHVLRLPAFVGLCCSQPCSSPRRDIPQLRLPEGHFHRQRRQRCHPGGSGECRLHVAGPRLLPPLSPLHLPLFAPLAHANQHPECLRCRGCGLLPCSAAQWGAVQHPSPTSG; this is encoded by the exons ATGGAGGCCCCTGCAGGCATGAGCAGACACGGGGCTGTTGGGCAAGGGAGCAGCGTGGTGGGTGCAAGGGGCCAAGGCCATCGGCTCCCACCtctcctgtgctcctgcaggctctgggaGGTGATGGTGGCCGGGTACCCGGTGCTGCTGGTGAGGAACAAGAAGGAGTTCAGTGCCCTCAGCAGCAAGTGCCCCCACTCTGGTGCCCCGCTCAGCAAAG GAGTCTTCAGAGGGGAGAGGCTGCGCTGCCCCTGGCATGGGGCCTGCTTCAACATCAGAACCGGAGACATTGAGGAGTACCCGTCCCTGGACTGTCTGCACTGCTTCAAG GTGACAGTGGAAGATGGAAAGGTGTTTGTCACAGCAAAAAAGAAGGTACGGGCCTTACCTTCCGTCACCAAGCACAGGCAGCACCTTGGGGTAGGGGTGATTGCAGCGTTCCCTGTTTGCTCCCAGGATCTTGAAAGCAGCCTGAGGGTGAAGGACACAAGCAAGCGATGCCCTCTGAGCCGGGCcacggtgctgctgctggggggag GTGTTGCGGCTCTGGTGTGTGCGGAGACGCTGCGCCAAGAGGGCTTCACTGGCAGGATCGTCCTGGCCACCAAAGAGAAACATGTCCCATACGACAAGTCCAAACTGACCAAG GAAATGAACTTGAAAGCGGAGGACATCTACATGAGGACACCCGAATTCCTCCATGTGCACGGCATAGAGCTCTGGACAGAGAAAGAG GCAGTGTCAGTGGATTTCCAGAGGCAGAAGGTGCACTTCATGGATGGCTCCTCCCAGCAGTACAACCAGCTGCTCATCGCAACGGGCTGCCA CTCCAGGCTCCTCAACGTCCCAGGAGCAGACCTGCAGAACGTGTGCGTGCTCCAAACCCCCGAGGATTCCAGCAAGATCTTAGAGCTGGCAACCGGGAAGAACCTGGTGATCATCGGAGCTTCCTTCATAG ggatggaggcagcCGCTTTCCTCTCGGACAAGGCTGCTGCCATCGCAGTGGTGGAGAAACAGGAGTTCCCTTTCCAGAGGGTGCTGGGTCCCCAGGTCGGAGGCGTCACCATGAAG ATGCTGCAAAACAAAGGGGTGAAGTTCTACATGAAAGCGGAGCTCCGCGAGCTGCAAGGAAAGGATGGAAAG GTCGCAGAGGCTGTTCTTGCCTCCGGAGAGAAGCTACCTGCGGACGTGGTAGTGGTGGGAATAGGTAAGAGACCCCAGTGGGGAGAGGGAGGCAGCTTTGGGGAAGAGGCAGTGAGCCCAGCTCATTCCCGAGACATTCCCTGCGGTCTCTTTCCTGCTGTCAGCATCCAGCCCTTCCTCTCGGTCCCAAACGCATGGGGAAAGGCAGCAGCCCATGAGCAAACACTGGCAGGAGGAAAGCGGTGGCTTCGGATGCTCGCTGAGCTCCACAGGGCACTGCTCTGCTTCAAGCACGTGCTGAGGCTCCCTGCCTTTGtgggcctctgctgctctcagccTTGCTCCTCTCCCCGCAGGGACATTCCCCAACTCCGCCTTCCTGAAGGGCACTTCCATCGCCAGAGACGCCAGCGGTGCCATCCTGGTGGATCTGGTGAGTGCCGGCTGCACGTTGCTGGCCCGcgcctcctccctcccctctcacCGCTGCACCTACCGCTTTTTGCCCCTTTAGCACATGCAAACCAACATCCCGAATGTCTTCGCTGCCGGGGATGTGGTCTCCTTCCCTGTAGCGCTGCTCAATGGGGAGCGGTGCAGCATCCATCACCAACAAGTGGCTGA
- the LOC136021947 gene encoding apoptosis-inducing factor 3-like isoform X2 yields the protein MAGLVSSTDGNDTVTAEVCKEADVGDGELWEVMVAGYPVLLVRNKKEFSALSSKCPHSGAPLSKGVFRGERLRCPWHGACFNIRTGDIEEYPSLDCLHCFKVTVEDGKVFVTAKKKVRALPSVTKHRQHLGVGVIAAFPVCSQDLESSLRVKDTSKRCPLSRATVLLLGGGVAALVCAETLRQEGFTGRIVLATKEKHVPYDKSKLTKEMNLKAEDIYMRTPEFLHVHGIELWTEKEAVSVDFQRQKVHFMDGSSQQYNQLLIATGCHSRLLNVPGADLQNVCVLQTPEDSSKILELATGKNLVIIGASFIGMEAAAFLSDKAAAIAVVEKQEFPFQRVLGPQVGGVTMKMLQNKGVKFYMKAELRELQGKDGKVAEAVLASGEKLPADVVVVGIGKRPQWGEGGSFGEEAVSPAHSRDIPCGLFPAVSIQPFLSVPNAWGKAAAHEQTLAGGKRWLRMLAELHRALLCFKHVLRLPAFVGLCCSQPCSSPRRDIPQLRLPEGHFHRQRRQRCHPGGSGECRLHVAGPRLLPPLSPLHLPLFAPLAHANQHPECLRCRGCGLLPCSAAQWGAVQHPSPTSG from the exons ATGGCGGGATTGG TCAGCAGCACGGATGGCAACGACACCGTCACCGCCGAGGTCTGCAAGGAGGCTGATGTCGGGGATGGAGA gctctgggaGGTGATGGTGGCCGGGTACCCGGTGCTGCTGGTGAGGAACAAGAAGGAGTTCAGTGCCCTCAGCAGCAAGTGCCCCCACTCTGGTGCCCCGCTCAGCAAAG GAGTCTTCAGAGGGGAGAGGCTGCGCTGCCCCTGGCATGGGGCCTGCTTCAACATCAGAACCGGAGACATTGAGGAGTACCCGTCCCTGGACTGTCTGCACTGCTTCAAG GTGACAGTGGAAGATGGAAAGGTGTTTGTCACAGCAAAAAAGAAGGTACGGGCCTTACCTTCCGTCACCAAGCACAGGCAGCACCTTGGGGTAGGGGTGATTGCAGCGTTCCCTGTTTGCTCCCAGGATCTTGAAAGCAGCCTGAGGGTGAAGGACACAAGCAAGCGATGCCCTCTGAGCCGGGCcacggtgctgctgctggggggag GTGTTGCGGCTCTGGTGTGTGCGGAGACGCTGCGCCAAGAGGGCTTCACTGGCAGGATCGTCCTGGCCACCAAAGAGAAACATGTCCCATACGACAAGTCCAAACTGACCAAG GAAATGAACTTGAAAGCGGAGGACATCTACATGAGGACACCCGAATTCCTCCATGTGCACGGCATAGAGCTCTGGACAGAGAAAGAG GCAGTGTCAGTGGATTTCCAGAGGCAGAAGGTGCACTTCATGGATGGCTCCTCCCAGCAGTACAACCAGCTGCTCATCGCAACGGGCTGCCA CTCCAGGCTCCTCAACGTCCCAGGAGCAGACCTGCAGAACGTGTGCGTGCTCCAAACCCCCGAGGATTCCAGCAAGATCTTAGAGCTGGCAACCGGGAAGAACCTGGTGATCATCGGAGCTTCCTTCATAG ggatggaggcagcCGCTTTCCTCTCGGACAAGGCTGCTGCCATCGCAGTGGTGGAGAAACAGGAGTTCCCTTTCCAGAGGGTGCTGGGTCCCCAGGTCGGAGGCGTCACCATGAAG ATGCTGCAAAACAAAGGGGTGAAGTTCTACATGAAAGCGGAGCTCCGCGAGCTGCAAGGAAAGGATGGAAAG GTCGCAGAGGCTGTTCTTGCCTCCGGAGAGAAGCTACCTGCGGACGTGGTAGTGGTGGGAATAGGTAAGAGACCCCAGTGGGGAGAGGGAGGCAGCTTTGGGGAAGAGGCAGTGAGCCCAGCTCATTCCCGAGACATTCCCTGCGGTCTCTTTCCTGCTGTCAGCATCCAGCCCTTCCTCTCGGTCCCAAACGCATGGGGAAAGGCAGCAGCCCATGAGCAAACACTGGCAGGAGGAAAGCGGTGGCTTCGGATGCTCGCTGAGCTCCACAGGGCACTGCTCTGCTTCAAGCACGTGCTGAGGCTCCCTGCCTTTGtgggcctctgctgctctcagccTTGCTCCTCTCCCCGCAGGGACATTCCCCAACTCCGCCTTCCTGAAGGGCACTTCCATCGCCAGAGACGCCAGCGGTGCCATCCTGGTGGATCTGGTGAGTGCCGGCTGCACGTTGCTGGCCCGcgcctcctccctcccctctcacCGCTGCACCTACCGCTTTTTGCCCCTTTAGCACATGCAAACCAACATCCCGAATGTCTTCGCTGCCGGGGATGTGGTCTCCTTCCCTGTAGCGCTGCTCAATGGGGAGCGGTGCAGCATCCATCACCAACAAGTGGCTGA
- the LOC136021947 gene encoding apoptosis-inducing factor 3-like isoform X3 produces MEAPAGMSRHGAVGQGSSVVGARGQGHRLPPLLCSCRLWEVMVAGYPVLLVRNKKEFSALSSKCPHSGAPLSKGVFRGERLRCPWHGACFNIRTGDIEEYPSLDCLHCFKVTVEDGKVFVTAKKKVRALPSVTKHRQHLGVGVIAAFPVCSQDLESSLRVKDTSKRCPLSRATVLLLGGGVAALVCAETLRQEGFTGRIVLATKEKHVPYDKSKLTKEMNLKAEDIYMRTPEFLHVHGIELWTEKEAVSVDFQRQKVHFMDGSSQQYNQLLIATGCHSRLLNVPGADLQNVCVLQTPEDSSKILELATGKNLVIIGASFIGMEAAAFLSDKAAAIAVVEKQEFPFQRVLGPQVGGVTMKMLQNKGVKFYMKAELRELQGKDGKVAEAVLASGEKLPADVVVVGIGTFPNSAFLKGTSIARDASGAILVDLHMQTNIPNVFAAGDVVSFPVALLNGERCSIHHQQVAEAHGHTAALNMLKKEKQLHTIPFFWTTMLGKSIRYAGCGMGYTDTVVKGSLEQQKFLIFYIRDGAVTAAASLSCDPMVALVAEALYAGKRISKEEAEACDINNVPQLAET; encoded by the exons ATGGAGGCCCCTGCAGGCATGAGCAGACACGGGGCTGTTGGGCAAGGGAGCAGCGTGGTGGGTGCAAGGGGCCAAGGCCATCGGCTCCCACCtctcctgtgctcctgcaggctctgggaGGTGATGGTGGCCGGGTACCCGGTGCTGCTGGTGAGGAACAAGAAGGAGTTCAGTGCCCTCAGCAGCAAGTGCCCCCACTCTGGTGCCCCGCTCAGCAAAG GAGTCTTCAGAGGGGAGAGGCTGCGCTGCCCCTGGCATGGGGCCTGCTTCAACATCAGAACCGGAGACATTGAGGAGTACCCGTCCCTGGACTGTCTGCACTGCTTCAAG GTGACAGTGGAAGATGGAAAGGTGTTTGTCACAGCAAAAAAGAAGGTACGGGCCTTACCTTCCGTCACCAAGCACAGGCAGCACCTTGGGGTAGGGGTGATTGCAGCGTTCCCTGTTTGCTCCCAGGATCTTGAAAGCAGCCTGAGGGTGAAGGACACAAGCAAGCGATGCCCTCTGAGCCGGGCcacggtgctgctgctggggggag GTGTTGCGGCTCTGGTGTGTGCGGAGACGCTGCGCCAAGAGGGCTTCACTGGCAGGATCGTCCTGGCCACCAAAGAGAAACATGTCCCATACGACAAGTCCAAACTGACCAAG GAAATGAACTTGAAAGCGGAGGACATCTACATGAGGACACCCGAATTCCTCCATGTGCACGGCATAGAGCTCTGGACAGAGAAAGAG GCAGTGTCAGTGGATTTCCAGAGGCAGAAGGTGCACTTCATGGATGGCTCCTCCCAGCAGTACAACCAGCTGCTCATCGCAACGGGCTGCCA CTCCAGGCTCCTCAACGTCCCAGGAGCAGACCTGCAGAACGTGTGCGTGCTCCAAACCCCCGAGGATTCCAGCAAGATCTTAGAGCTGGCAACCGGGAAGAACCTGGTGATCATCGGAGCTTCCTTCATAG ggatggaggcagcCGCTTTCCTCTCGGACAAGGCTGCTGCCATCGCAGTGGTGGAGAAACAGGAGTTCCCTTTCCAGAGGGTGCTGGGTCCCCAGGTCGGAGGCGTCACCATGAAG ATGCTGCAAAACAAAGGGGTGAAGTTCTACATGAAAGCGGAGCTCCGCGAGCTGCAAGGAAAGGATGGAAAG GTCGCAGAGGCTGTTCTTGCCTCCGGAGAGAAGCTACCTGCGGACGTGGTAGTGGTGGGAATAG GGACATTCCCCAACTCCGCCTTCCTGAAGGGCACTTCCATCGCCAGAGACGCCAGCGGTGCCATCCTGGTGGATCTG CACATGCAAACCAACATCCCGAATGTCTTCGCTGCCGGGGATGTGGTCTCCTTCCCTGTAGCGCTGCTCAATGGGGAGCGGTGCAGCATCCATCACCAACAAGTGGCTGAGGCCCACG GTCACACCGCTGCCCTAAACATgctgaagaaagagaagcagctgcaCACCATCCCCTTCTTCTGGACCACGATGCTTGGGAAGAGCATCCGCTATGCAG GCTGCGGGATGGGATACACGGACACCGTTGTGAAGGGCAGCCTGGAGCAACAGAAGTTCCTCATCTTCTACATCAG GGACGGTGCCGTGactgcagcagccagcctgaGCTGTGACCCCATGGTGGCTCTGGTGGCGGAGGCTTTGTACGCAGGGAAGCGGATCTCTAAAGAGGAAGCAGA GGCCTGCGACATCAACAACGTACCCCAGCTGGCAGAAACCTAA